CCTATCTAAAGAGTAATTTCAGGGTTATGTACAAGATGACTTTTAAACAGGACTTGCAAAGGCTCTCTAGttgaccataaaaaaaataaaataaaaaaggtctaCTTAATCAGAGGTCACTGGAACAAATCTTAACCTAAACACTGTCTGATTACCATAACCAGAAGTCCTTATGTATGTCCAGAAATCCTTGTAAAAATCACCTACCTGTCCCATAGTGCAAACAGATCCCTGGGAAGGCCTGTTTTCAGCAATAAAATTTGGAAAAAACGTTTTTATGAAAAGACAAATGCTGCATGACATGTTTAGGCAACTTTGTTGCAGCAACAAAGCTGCTTGTTTGCTTACCCCTGTGCATCTCCACTGATTGTTTCTTTGATTGTTGTGTCGCTATGACTCTCTGACTAGTAGTTTGCCCTATAGAAGACAATTATACCCATTTGATgcagttatattaaaaaaaaagcacctcaaaaaTGAGGAATGAAGTTATATATAATAAAAAGCACTTATTTTGCTGAAATATGAGAGAACAAGTTGACTTGCTTGTAATACCTGTGTGTCTCCTCCCACTGCTATTCCTTTCCAGGAAAataaatctgtccacaggacaatgtgAGGAACTTTATAAAAACCATTAATATTCATTTTAGACCTCATGAATAGCGATGTCTGAATCTAGAACTGTTCTGGTCAACAATGACCAGACTATGCACAAAAATGTTCCTTTCTTCAGACACAATTATACAGGAGACCAAGAGTTCTAGAATATCTCCCAGACAGTTGAATCTAGAAAAAGGCATTCATCTATGTAAATGTATATGGGGAGAGGTTGAGAGAATGTTTAGGTTCTAAATTTGTTTCACCAAGGAATAGGAGACGAGCAATATGAAGAGAGAAAAGGTTAAGGTGGCTAGTAAAAGAAGAAAATGCAataatcccaatttaaaaaaaagtatgaaaCTGTCATGTGAATTACCAAAATATGTTCACTACACTTCTACAGAACAAAGTCAGTACTAAGCATAAAGGGGCCATACAGGATGCTCACCTGCATTCATTGAGGTCTTTTTCCAGTTTCCAGGTGCCAGATTGGTTTTGTTCAGAGGACGCTCTCCGGGTTTAACCAGTCTGTTGGCAATGGTGGCTGCATTAGGCAGCTTGGCCGTAGTTGGGAACGTATGCAGGACGCCTCGTGTGGTCCCCGACAATCCACGTGATATTGGTGTAGGGCTCTTTAaaaaggtgttagaaaaaaaaaaatatacactcaaTGCTATGCAAACCAAAACGTTTTTAAATTATCTAGTTATCGTAcccacgatccgaaaatcggatgacagatcgtcgtttgttttttctttttgcatgctagtcgcatattgaacatgaagagcttactaaagttacaaaaattctcatacgacagattaaacaaaaaaaaaaaaaaaaaaaaagggaagtgatgtcatgtgttgtagtgtatttgtagaATAATTTTAGTGCATGTTCGATCGGATAATAATTGGATGAACTGTCGCGATCGGCTCTCGacagctctgtactaatgatccgattttcgtacgatcgcttcaaaagcggtattttttgtacgattttcggatcAGGTATATGGGCAATTAAAgagatgtatttataaaaaaactgTACACATTTCACAACATCGTTACAAATGCATACTCCCTTACTTGTTTCAGAGTGTGATGCTGTATAGAATGCTCAGTCTTGATCTGTGCAGGGGAAGAGCTCTGCTGCAGTATCCTTTGTTCAATCTCTTGCTCCTGTTGCAGAGCTTTGACAAAGGCAGCCTTCAGTCGGTTGGTATGCTCAGCTTTCAGTGCCTTCTTTTGGTTAGAGGTCATGCACACATCACACATGATGGTCCCATTCTTCTCCTGCCTCCAGCGACTGGTGAAGTCAGTCTTGCATTGGGCACAACTATAAGGCTCATGAGAGGGGGGCTGTGGAACAGTTTTACCTGGATAAGGATAAGAGTAGAAAAACTTGACTTGCACAGGCAGTTTTTAGAAATAGAATATTTGACTTGCTGTAAAAACCCATTTTCTTGGAgcacattacaggacacaggatgagtattcaggtacattgggTTATGCTAACTTATGGAAACCGGACACTGGCAATATAGGGAGAAGGACAGCACAGTATAATGCCTCCCACTCCTAGCATGCCTCAGATAGCAAGCAGTATAAATCAATTATTAGAATAGGAGGGAAGGAACCGctgtcctgttaaaaaaaaaaaaaaaaaaaaaaaagaagattttgatGCAAGTCAAATCAGATTTTCTTATAGTGTAAATAAAGGATATAGTAAGGAAGGGCCGAAAATAGGACATGGCCTGGGCGGGGCTCCACCCCCCACCACTGGAGCCGCCCATCACGGGGGTGGTCCTATAGcgcaggagagccgccgcctggttgattacagcaccgggaacatcacagccttcatttcaatagctgtgtgttccccgccatgcgccgtcacatacagcccctcccccttgtccggggaactttgatagacagataaTCTGTCCCAGGAAATCTGTGATGTTTCCAGCGCTGTAATCAACCAGGAGGCagaggctctcctctctcttcccctgcacagcctggctgcactgggggacacagcctggctgcatctgacgggcactggtgaggctgcattgagctcttgcaccatgtccccagtctctgaccatctcctgtaccatgtccccagtctctgaccatctcctgtaccatgtccccagtctctgaccatctcctgtaccatgtccccagtctctgaccatctcctgtaccatgtccccagtctctgaccatctcctgtaccatgtccccagtctctgaccatctcctgtaccatgtccccagtctctgaccatctcctgtacctgctttcttttccttttttatcttcagtgttgcttctcctctaaccaaagtgctgtcagaagtgccacctcatcactatcatccctctgaccagctacccacctcgaccagagcgcccttatctcctctctgtttcatctcctgtaccatatctgcagtctctgatcatctcctgtaccatgtccccagtctctgatcatctcctgtaccatgtcccaagtctctgaccatctcctgtataaaaatattttttttaaaaacagtcattttcggtatcggtcagTTTTGGCATCTGtctcggttttcggcctagtgcatttttcattttcggtatcaaaaacccattcggtgcacccctagaaatttcccatcacttcctgtcccacagccaaaacaggaagcgagaggaaatccctccaaaatgagagAATCCTGCGGcatcaccagaactattgtcccattgaaagatttcccctctagaaGGTGTTCTAGGTCAAGTcaaatttgtgttttttcttttattacagatacttatagatagatcgagatcgagagagagagagatcgagagagagagagatcgagagagagagagatcgagagagagagagagatcgagagagagagagagatcgagagagagagagatcgagagagagatcgagagagagagagagatcgagagagagagagatcgagagagagagagagatcgagagagagagatcgagagagagatcgagagagagagagatatagagatacaaacacacacacacgatcgaattaacctaccagcatgtctttggcgtgaggaaacccacacagggagaacatgcaaactccaggcaggtagcgtcatggttgggattcaaactgacgaCCCTAGTGCTGACATTTCCAGGAAAACAGTAAACAGGACCTTTGtgaaatctccataatggggacacagacagcaataaaacctgaaaggggttccattccctctcccaaaaaaaaaaaaaattaaaaaaaaaaaagttctgcctaaaTTTTAAATCGCATTATGGGAGTGTTCAGCTATATAGgaaccagggtggatataaaaaaaaacaaaaaaaacaaaaaaaaaactgatctttTTGATTTAAAATCGGATTTTAATAAAATGCCTttgaagtaaaaatctatctaaagatcattttttatttaagatacattaatactttagtttattcagcatgaaatggagcttagttatgtagcatgaggctgtatattctgcaatatttacatttttggtaaactcattcaatgaatccaagctctgcaggctgagataacatgcactgcattgatgcattcccacaataaccatgagataaaacaaagttcaggaataatatcccattgttttgcaaagctatgtacactacaaactaaaCCTATAATTGGTTCCCATGTTTGGTTTTACTAACTTGatcgcttattattctaaataggaaaccttcattttgttagcaaatattaaagattctaactaccagcaaaatGAGTCCTTAcaattaaagagcacctgtcatttcagatccatcatggcagcaccggTTAGCGggaatccactcacctgctgccgccatgtccctcacttTGTTGTGTCTTTGCCGCATCACCAGCAGTccaattaaagtgaatgggacagtaggggagtcaacagcaggtcagaggaagaGCCGCTGTGGGACATCGATGAGAGttgccctttaaaaattatgatttaaatcaaatccacctttATTGGAACACCCAAAAGCTGTCCAAAAGGAGTATAGAGGACCAGAGCAATCAAAGGCTAACAGGCACAGAAAAACCCAACAGGTTAAAAGAGTTGGCTCAATAGAGAATACAGAGCAACCTGAAGAACTGAGAAGCGAAGTCAGGTCAACCTAACCATCCACATGGTAAAACTTAACGAACCAGTAAACAAAAGACCAGGTGgaagccttacaaatctgagaaaAGTCTAATGCTAAAAAGTCTATTAATCAATGTAGCTGAGAGCGATACACCTGGAATAGCTAACACTACATCCAGATATAGAAGGGAAATATCTTTAGTATATCTAGAAGCAGAACAGATTGTAGAACAATGCCCTGGTTACCTTGGGAAGAAAATAGACCCTGGGCCTCAAGACACTTCTTTAACGATGAGGGCCTCCATCACAGAAAACCTGCCTTGCAaaagttaagccccatacacactatcagattttctgctgattttttccttcagatttaccaaaaccatataatgaggtcaaaccttaggagtttcaatttttacgcaatcaggtaggcccttgcactacatggttttggtaaatctgaagacaaaaagcaGCAGAAaacctgatagtgtgtatggggcttaagggtaACTATAAAAGCCAAACTTGCgagtaaagctggccacagattGACAATttcaaaagtaaacattttttgaaaaatttgtatgaaaattctcagaacgTACGTTTGTTATGTGAAAGattatttgcttttaacattttattttggaCTGAATGGACTTTACGTACAAAAACCATGTATACTGTTAGAAATTAGTTTGTTCGTGAAAAATTTTCAACCCTGATCcttcaaattttcctgtcactgtggtcgaaaattAACATTGTTTTTCTAAAACAATAGTAAGACAAAACGAACTTTAGTACAACTTGTTCCCaaaattttcatttgaaattctatctatggccagcttaaggatagGCAAGAGGAACAACCCTAACATATtcaagcagcagtctttaaagagCCAACAGAGCCAGCTTAAGATGGCATGAAGTCAGTGGGGAGTGTACAGAAGGAACAATGTGAATGCCTTCAATAAGAAGTGAGGGTCGTGCTGATTGAATTAAAGTTAAGGATAGAGCTAGGATAACCGTGATATGCAACTATAGATATCTGCAAATGCATTGTTTGTACATTGGAAATTGTttaacttgtttaataaacacctttttgattcaTAAAAATAAGGAGTGAGAGGCAAGCGGTCTCTTAAAAAAGAGCAACTAAGGCAGAGACCCTTGATGGCACTCAAGGCCAAACCCTGATCTAGTCCACACTGGGTAAGACCGGATAGATCTCACAAAACGACCTGGATTACAAATTCCTTGTCTCGCACCAAGAGAAATAAGCTTTCCAACACAATGTTAGACTTTGCGAGACATCAATTTCCATTTATGTATAGATAAGAAAATACATTCTGTCTCTACATATCTAGGCAAAGGGTATCAGAATAGGAAGGGAGGAGACCTTTATTCTATGGATACACAAACCATATTTAAAATCTGACAACACCTGCTAGACTGAACCTCTATAGcatttaaattttaaaagcaatGTTTGCACTTtatcattcaggctgggttcacacattgcTGCAGCTTACAGCAGGggatccggtgcgtccctgttcaccaattcaggtaCAAATTTTTGCCttaattcacacctgaatcggaaccaaaggcgcacaggaccctttccaaatgcagaCTGTGGCCGCTCCGGAGGcgagtgaaccggctccattgtgaGCCGGGCACACTCTGTCacgcaaattggatgcagggaaatacAATTCGCAtaagcgtgaacccagcctaaaagaaatatgggttttgttttctttttctgaatcatacttacctaggtggtggatgcagcatctgtcccccaccgactAAGACTGAGAACGGAATGACACTCCGATCGCTCTGTTCTcatggctccctgagcagagagctggtgactgagtcACCGTTGTCTGCTCTGCcctctcctcgctcactggagcgctgggctgtggagggggtggggctcAGGCTTTTAGAAGctggctgagccaggtgccggtccaggcatgtggtcgGATCCCGACTTCGTTGTCGCAATCTTGCCTGAGCCTTGCCataggctctgtgacatcagctgacagcaagcttcagcccactgtctgctaaaAACTGGTAACAGGAATGCAGAACAAaatgcattcctgtgatccacagaagtacaaatgagctttggctgtactgctttaaaggcccaatttttaaacaTTTGGATTGACGCAAGAGTCTTAAAGTTCCTACAAAATTGTTATACCGTCTTTGTGCCTATACAAGAAATAGAGGGGGTAAAGTAATTATCAGGACAGAAAGGCACAGACGAAAACAAATATTGTCAAATTctaaaagtggaagtccatgctagaactaaaatccctgcatctatagccaccagcatTCTAACACTAGCCTCTCTAGCCCTGTAAATAACAAaacgagtatacataccttttctgcaggcgatccgacccgatctccagcgggggaagctctgcagaggacatggcTGACAACGGCAGTGAAATCAATGTGATGCAAAGTCACCCAGAGACTTACTATGGGGTTTCCgttgtcggacgtgtcctctgcacccacctacacagcgaagctgcggctgacagctcagcgtgggattgggTCGGATGGccttcattttttctttacagggttagagatGTTAGTGTTAGAAttctggtggctatagatgcagggattttagttttagcatggacttccactttaagctcccCATCTTCTAAAACCTACTGGAGTGATTTCCCATCACTTCATATTCTGACAGAAAACAAGGGTAAATTTCCCCAATAGTGGCACAGACGGCAATATAAAATCAGACAGAGGCACTCACCATTTCCACACAATCCAAAACACGATTGATGTAAACCTCAAAGTATACAACACCTCCTTTTAAAAATAGATTGCGCAACTGAAATGCCTTCCTAAATCATACAATAATATGTATTTTCTTCCTGGTGGTCCACTTAAACAATTCAATTGGAACTTTATTCAGAAAATATAGTCCTGCTAAATCACATCAGGCCCATCCCTTTTGCGGGTATAGTAAAtcatatttaacctccctggcggttttcccgagtgtggctcggggttaaaattcaggaccattagcggtaaccccgagccacactcaggattacatcgcaggatcctcgtgcctccttacttaccttgtccccgggatcctgcgatgtcccccgctgtgtctgcgggctcctccgaagcctctccgtgccaggctccgttccctgcgagcggcgcgacgcacgggggcggagcctggcggcaaattcaaaaaaagtgtaaaatcataacacatacagtacactgtacatcttacagattacagtactgtatgaaatgatttcacatcccctttgtccccagtgctttggcccatgccctgcatgcagttttatattgcatatactgttctttctgcctggaaactggagattgaccatagcaaccaaaaagtgtccctttacgtcaaaaatggctttagaccagctagaaaacaccgatagtaaattagaacacttgcagaattgaacgatagtgaatcgtgtggaaattaattttattactatttatttttatttttttaaattatttatttatttttattatattataatttatgtttttgtgtttcaaactttatcatacccgggatatctactagactctggtttggacagatttaagtgtgttattgttaagatttacagacctacaatataaaacgccaaatttccatgcaaaataattgtaccgctttcagcacctaaaatccgaaataatcataccgccagggaggttaaaaaaaaaaaaaaaaaaaaaaaaagtgtctatacCGCTTCAAATCCAGTGTCTCACTCTGttctgcacatgcccagttgctcactttttaattttttttatttttaaaaaaatggaacaatgctggaggcaatttacaacactaaatttggtagcataattattaaatgTGGAAAGTTtgttctttgctaaagaacattatttttttatcaagtttttatGGGTAAATTTCCACTTAAAGCACTCATTAGCTTGTGTCCTCaaacaaactgtcaagccatcaaacgaCTTACgccataactgatcatatgtgcagcaccatggcaggtgcagatcaaacagaagcagctttgtATGTAAAGGATatgagggtttaattctgctttaaggcggTCAGCAGATCGGCCTATACAAACTTGgctgtgcctaaaaatggagagcaactgagcatgtgcagagcatggacagtgcattactggattttaaatagtataggtacttaaatgttttacatagctatacctataagaggggccagcctgaagagcaggacttaattttctgactaaagttacactttaaaggcAAAATGTACCTCTCCAACAGGCAGTGAGCGACAAGTTCACAAAAGCTCAATATTATAGTATTAGGATGGACAAATGCTTCTTTATATTGTGCAACCTATTAAGTCAAGCTCACCTTGTGACTCCAAAAGATTTTGCACTACTTCCTCAAGTCCCACCAGATAAATAAACTCATTATTGGCTGCACTTGGTAGGAAATTGAGTTCTGGGGTAGGGGGTTTAGGAGGGGGAATCTCCAGCAAGGTCTTCTCCAACTGCTTCCGTAAGGCAAGCTTGGCAGCTGCTTGTCGACTAGCAGGGGAGTCGTTTGCATTGACGGATGAGAGGCTGGTAGCGCTTCCTGCTGTTCCAGCTGAACCCTTTAAAGTATTTGGGGATGCCTGAAAGGAAAGGTTCACAAAATTATAGGGGGAAAATACTCCTGAGGATGAACAAGCTAACAGTATTGATAAAATCAGGGATTCTTAACAGAAGGTATACTGGTATCCAATAGAACAGATGACTAGGAACTAAGTCagcctatcctttacagccaaagaagctgcaaTCTTAGCATCTTGAAAAAGTTACAGCTGCTAATGTGCTTGGATTAGCCCTAAACCAAACTGAAATAACCGTCAAGCCATGACTGGTGTCATagttgtgcagcaccatggcaaccacAGATCAAATGGAGGCcaatatggtgtttttttttggctgtaaaggatatgaAGGCTTAATTCCACTTTTGGAacagctgcaaaataaaaaaatgtttgcattttggATTGCTTTAAAACCAGGACAGTTGTCATGCCCTTTTCACTGACCTTCTCCCCATACCATGATAATGCTGGCAATGGTGGTGACAAAATATTTTAGACTAGCAGGTCCTCTCCTTAATCAGATATCACGCGACACGCATCACTGGCTGCTGTGAGATTCCATAAGTTTCCTCTGTCAAGGTATTTTGTATTTATGAGTTTTAGGAAGCAAGCTAGTCTGGGATAGCCAGAGCATGTGCTCAAGTATTTTCTATTTAACCAAATGCTATGATTATTGGCAGGATTACTTCTGTATTTGAACACTCACACTCCACATCCTTTTAAATCAATGGGGTCACCCACATCCCAGCAGATGGCTCTGTTGAACAATGAAGATGCACAACTACTACTTTGGTAACTTGCATGTCtcagttaaagcgggattccgtcctaaaaaaaaaaaaatgttttaagtcagcagctactaacactgtagctgctgactttaaataagtacttacctgtcctgggtgcccgcgatgtcggccgcccgaggccgacccatcccttgggtcccggcaccgccatcctaggaaagggaaacaggcagtggagccttgcggcttcactgccagtttcctactgcgcatgcgcgagcggcgcggcactccgttctgtgaatggccccgtggtgttctgggaacacagtaCTAACCAGCGCCCTACTGAATAGGTTTATCTTCATTTACCTGGAACTGGTGTGCAGTACAAGTATGCAAAATGATCCCAGAGTGGGGCATAAGGCTACATTCTGCTCAACTTCCCAACAAGCTAAGAAGGTTAGTACGTAATTATGGGTAATTCTAGAAATCAATTAAAAGGATTAGCAGCAAGAGAGAGTCTTCTAATAACTAACAAATCCAAAACTGTCAATATTAAGACTCCTCAATGATAAAGAACATGCTTCCTCATCAATGATAAAGAATATGCTTCCAGTGCAGCTTTGACATAATATACAGAACAGACTTCACACCCAATACCAACCTGTGGTATGTTGACCAGTAAGCTCGTGTTTGCCACATTGGCCACCCGTATCAAGCCCTGCTGGATGATTCTTTGACCTTGCATCTGCACGCTAGGAACTGAAGCGCGGGGAGCTAGCAGTAGCGGAGGAGGGCCTGTGCTTGGATGTTGCCTGATGTTGTGCATCTGCTGAGGAGAGACAGAAATGGGCTGATGGTGGGAGGGAGGGAACAGAAGAGACAATGGGAGAGGTGAATGAGAATAAAGATGAGGAGCTGTGAAAAAGGAAATGTAGTAATTTCGGAATGACAAATATGTTACTACTGTTCTAACTACTCATTGTACATATGCTAATGTGGTCATGTGCCACACCTAAAAAGTAGTAAacaaaaaattgcagcttaccaatcattaaatgtggtggctacattcttatttagacccccccccccccccccccctccaataaaaaaaaattattatatatatatatatatatatatatatatatatatatatatatatatatatatatatatatatatatatatatatatatatatatatatatatatatatatatatatacatacatacatacatacatacatacatacacacacacacacacacacatacatacatacatatacacacacacaccccattaTGAGTGTCTAACCAAACTGCCAGTATGGCTCACATTGACAAACAGGTAACAGATATTCCTGGAGACTCATAATCATATCTTTTTGGCAGTAAAGACGTTTATTGATGGAGCTTAAAAATCATCATTGATAGACATTGTGGTAACCAAAAAATAAATCTAATAGATAAGACTGCATAAAAAATTTGCAAGCATTTTACAGGATAAACAGAGCAGATTCAAGGCTGTCTGGAACCCATTGATGCACTACATACAGTCCCCTACTTGAGTACGGGGTTTGGCTCTAGGCCTGCCACTAGACACCTCAACAAACCTAACAGATCCCTATAATGTTTTCCTGTATATGTCAATAGTGCTCTACAGTATTTTTCATGGAGTGTCTGCACCACATTGTCAAATGTTTATGAAAacttttcgtggggggggggggaagaaaaaaaaaaataaaacgcaaaAACACATATTGCAGTAAAGCAACAGTGATAAACAAAGAATTCCAagtatttggaaaaaaacaaactgaaagagCTCTAAGCGGACCTTCAgacttttttcaactttccatctattaaatattcttCCCTTGGTGTTTCAACTTtaggtagtaaaacatttttttttctgccattgaatgccttatacagcccacttcctgtttgtctgataaaaagcctaggcttgtgACATGCAAAGCTCTCTCAGGAAgggaggagtcataagagggccaatgagagctgcagggggtgcagagctggaggtgtgcctctgtgtaaatccaggaagtgaacaggcagcagcttcagctgcccacagttaaaatggatgcagccagactcagtggaggcagatttctgcagcatatttggcaagtacacaatcacagtatatataaactaatatgcaaagtagttgaagggaagcttcagaatggcaaagaggttttttattacaaattatgtgaacaggactgcagttcctctaactGATAAGACCTACTGTTG
This window of the Aquarana catesbeiana isolate 2022-GZ linkage group LG01, ASM4218655v1, whole genome shotgun sequence genome carries:
- the GATAD2A gene encoding transcriptional repressor p66-alpha isoform X1, translated to MSHTGTHGPSIVSVPSSTLQQLLTDTGAGPAGSCDGSELAIIMADETCRTRSQKRALEREVTQNDIDNKKIKLEKGLIDGDLMIKTESGKVPGLLKSGEVKATIKVEVPTGDEPMDMSTSKSEVKREKRVPSPDDVIVLSDNEPSSPRMNGLSKTKEPHSETFLLLQKSSPEERERIIKQLKEELRLEEAKLVLLKKLRQSQIQKETAPQKVTSRISGTVIPPPLVRGGQQTTAKQSNQIVMPPLVRGAQPISVSPQQMHNIRQHPSTGPPPLLLAPRASVPSVQMQGQRIIQQGLIRVANVANTSLLVNIPQASPNTLKGSAGTAGSATSLSSVNANDSPASRQAAAKLALRKQLEKTLLEIPPPKPPTPELNFLPSAANNEFIYLVGLEEVVQNLLESQGKTVPQPPSHEPYSCAQCKTDFTSRWRQEKNGTIMCDVCMTSNQKKALKAEHTNRLKAAFVKALQQEQEIEQRILQQSSSPAQIKTEHSIQHHTLKQSPTPISRGLSGTTRGVLHTFPTTAKLPNAATIANRLVKPGERPLNKTNLAPGNWKKTSMNAGQTTSQRVIATQQSKKQSVEMHRGGTLAFVNPGLAVHKSAAVDRQREYLLDMIPSRSITQSSTWK
- the GATAD2A gene encoding transcriptional repressor p66-alpha isoform X2, with translation MSHTGTHGPSIVSVPSSTLQQLLTDTGAGPAGSCDGSELAIIMADETCRTRSQKRALEREVTQNDIDNKKIKLEKGLIDGDLMIKTESGKVPGLLKSGEVKATIKVEVPTGDEPMDMSTSKSEVKREKRVPSPDDVIVLSDNEPSSPRMNGLSKTKEPHSETFLLLQKSSPEERERIIKQLKEELRLEEAKLVLLKKLRQSQIQKETAPQKVTSRISGTVIPPPLVRGGQQTTAKQSNQIVMPPLVRGAQQMHNIRQHPSTGPPPLLLAPRASVPSVQMQGQRIIQQGLIRVANVANTSLLVNIPQASPNTLKGSAGTAGSATSLSSVNANDSPASRQAAAKLALRKQLEKTLLEIPPPKPPTPELNFLPSAANNEFIYLVGLEEVVQNLLESQGKTVPQPPSHEPYSCAQCKTDFTSRWRQEKNGTIMCDVCMTSNQKKALKAEHTNRLKAAFVKALQQEQEIEQRILQQSSSPAQIKTEHSIQHHTLKQSPTPISRGLSGTTRGVLHTFPTTAKLPNAATIANRLVKPGERPLNKTNLAPGNWKKTSMNAGQTTSQRVIATQQSKKQSVEMHRGGTLAFVNPGLAVHKSAAVDRQREYLLDMIPSRSITQSSTWK
- the GATAD2A gene encoding transcriptional repressor p66-alpha isoform X3, whose protein sequence is MSHTGTHGPSIVSVPSSTLQQLLTDTGAGPAGSCDGSELAIIMADETCRTRSQKRALEREVTQNDIDNKKIKLEKGLIDGDLMIKTESGKVPGLLKSGEVKATIKVEVPTGDEPMDMSTSKSEVKREKRVPSPDDVIVLSDNEPSSPRMNGLSKTKEPHSETFLLLQKSSPEERERIIKQLKEELRLEEAKLVLLKKLRQSQIQKETAPQKVTSRISGTVIPPPLVRGGQQTTAKQSNQIVMPPLVRGAQMHNIRQHPSTGPPPLLLAPRASVPSVQMQGQRIIQQGLIRVANVANTSLLVNIPQASPNTLKGSAGTAGSATSLSSVNANDSPASRQAAAKLALRKQLEKTLLEIPPPKPPTPELNFLPSAANNEFIYLVGLEEVVQNLLESQGKTVPQPPSHEPYSCAQCKTDFTSRWRQEKNGTIMCDVCMTSNQKKALKAEHTNRLKAAFVKALQQEQEIEQRILQQSSSPAQIKTEHSIQHHTLKQSPTPISRGLSGTTRGVLHTFPTTAKLPNAATIANRLVKPGERPLNKTNLAPGNWKKTSMNAGQTTSQRVIATQQSKKQSVEMHRGGTLAFVNPGLAVHKSAAVDRQREYLLDMIPSRSITQSSTWK
- the GATAD2A gene encoding transcriptional repressor p66-alpha isoform X7, which codes for MADETCRTRSQKRALEREVTQNDIDNKKIKLEKGLIDGDLMIKTESGKVPGLLKSGEVKATIKVEVPTGDEPMDMSTSKSEVKREKRVPSPDDVIVLSDNEPSSPRMNGLSKTKEPHSETFLLLQKSSPEERERIIKQLKEELRLEEAKLVLLKKLRQSQIQKETAPQKVTSRISGTVIPPPLVRGGQQTTAKQSNQIVMPPLVRGAQPISVSPQQMHNIRQHPSTGPPPLLLAPRASVPSVQMQGQRIIQQGLIRVANVANTSLLVNIPQASPNTLKGSAGTAGSATSLSSVNANDSPASRQAAAKLALRKQLEKTLLEIPPPKPPTPELNFLPSAANNEFIYLVGLEEVVQNLLESQGKTVPQPPSHEPYSCAQCKTDFTSRWRQEKNGTIMCDVCMTSNQKKALKAEHTNRLKAAFVKALQQEQEIEQRILQQSSSPAQIKTEHSIQHHTLKQSPTPISRGLSGTTRGVLHTFPTTAKLPNAATIANRLVKPGERPLNKTNLAPGNWKKTSMNAGQTTSQRVIATQQSKKQSVEMHRGGTLAFVNPGLAVHKSAAVDRQREYLLDMIPSRSITQSSTWK